One genomic segment of Ipomoea triloba cultivar NCNSP0323 chromosome 9, ASM357664v1 includes these proteins:
- the LOC116030913 gene encoding transcriptional regulator STERILE APETALA-like codes for MSSSSPSAPSSPEGFGGGDGSGGEEEEEFEPGPSSSSSRSRMKAANGVWPEPFVEALAFQVAIDASRNIGRLAAGAALANMFQVCSTWRAVSRSDLLWQSLTGRVWNRRRRGIQHNTWRDEYIYWHQTANNFRMGRYIYTNLRFDPPPTDNVNGLRCCRVVLSDHHLAAGFSDGSVRLFHIPSRFHLSTFRPHYRDRLGRFSSAVSGIILSDTRLVFASQDGDIHVVVIGNPGLPRRAHLGHVVNDGALVDFTGCDLWWVGLYAGVPGRAFHVWDGESEELVFVGGTLTDPEAVMGWHLLTELTAPVGRVRVTSQETVVACTSLRLIVFDLRNQGFIIGEEEFPGGLMVGSFDADNESFMVADDRGVASIRRAEDLGETCRLNVRSSGGFEGVVLACMNGGYALMCAGGVIRVFETEGGRYVYSFRERLGDVHVIVGDDRHVAACTNDAIIHLWDFGAQ; via the exons ATGTCCTCTTCGTCTCCATCTGCTCCTTCTTCGCCGGAAGGATTTGGCGGTGGAGACGGAAGCGGcggagaggaggaggaggagtttGAACCCGGTCCATCATCGTCGTCGTCTCGAAGCCGCATGAAGGCGGCCAACGGCGTCTGGCCGGAGCCTTTCGTCGAAGCCTTAGCTTTTCAAGTCGCCATTGACGCTTCTCGTAACATTGGCCGCCTCGCCGCCGGCGCAGCGTTGGCCAATATGTTTCAG GTTTGCTCAACATGGCGAGCTGTGTCACGCTCCGATCTCCTATGGCAAAGCCTCACGGGGCGGGTATGGAACCGGCGCCGCCGTGGCATCCAACACAACACGTGGCGGGACGAATACATATACTGGCATCAAACGGCTAACAACTTCCGCATGGGAAGGTACATCTACACCAACCTCCGTTTCGATCCGCCACCGACCGACAACGTCAACGGCCTCCGCTGCTGCCGTGTGGTGCTCTCCGACCACCACCTGGCCGCGGGATTCTCCGATGGATCTGTTCGCTTGTTCCATATTCCCAGTAGGTTTCACCTGTCCACGTTCCGGCCTCACTACCGAGATCGCCTGGGCCGGTTTTCCAGCGCCGTGTCCGGGATCATTTTGTCCGATACGCGCCTTGTGTTTGCCTCCCAGGATGGTGATATTCACGTCGTTGTTATCGGAAACCCCGGCCTCCCTCGCCGAGCCCATTTAGGCCACGTCGTCAATGACGGGGCTTTAGTTGACTTCACCGGCTGTGATCTGTGGTGGGTTGGCCTTTATGCAG gGGTTCCGGGACGTGCATTTCACGTATGGGACGGTGAGTCGGAGGAGTTAGTCTTCGTCGGCGGCACACTGACCGATCCAGAGGCGGTAATGGGATGGCACCTCCTAACGGAGTTGACGGCGCCGGTGGGCAGAGTCCGGGTAACTAGCCAAGAAACGGTGGTGGCGTGCACCAGCCTCCGCCTCATCGTCTTCGACCTAAGAAACCAAGGCTTCATCATAGGGGAAGAAGAGTTTCCCGGAGGACTCATGGTGGGCTCGTTCGACGCCGATAACGAATCGTTCATGGTCGCCGACGACCGTGGCGTGGCCAGCATTCGCCGGGCGGAGGATTTGGGAGAAACGTGCAGGTTAAACGTTAGGAGTAGCGGTGGCTTTGAAGGGGTGGTTCTTGCATGCATGAATGGGGGGTACGCGCTAATGTGCGCGGGGGGTGTGATTAGGGTTTTTGAGACGGAGGGTGGAAGATATGTTTATAGTTTTAGGGAAAGATTAGGGGATGTGCATGTGATAGTAGGGGATGATAGGCATGTAGCGGCTTGTACCAATGATGCCATTATTCATTTATGGGACTTTGGTGCTCAATAG
- the LOC116029332 gene encoding phytochrome C has translation MSSRSGTIRTNCSMSSSARSRHDARVVAQTSIDAKLHVEFEESEEQFDYSTSVNLSNSTSNIPSSTVSAYLQKMQRGSLIQPFGCLIAIDEHNFSVLGFSENAPEMLDLAPHAVPSIEQQEALTIGTNVRTLFRSTGAAALEKAASFEEVSLINPILVHCKNSGKPFYAILHRIDVGLVIDLEPVNPADVPVTAAGALKSYKLAAKAISKLQSLPSGDISLLCDVLVREVRDLTGYDRVMVYKFHEDEHGEVVAECRKPDLEPYLGLHYPATDIPQASRFLFMKNKVRMICDCLAPSVKVIQDKTLAQPLSLCGSTLRAPHGCHAQYMANMGSIASLAMSVTINEDDDEMDSDQQKGRKLWGLVVCHHSSPRFVPFPLRYACEFLVQVFSVQINKEVELAAQRLEKHILRTQTVLCDMLLRESPVGIVTKSPNIMDLVRCDGAALYYRNKFWLLGATPTEPQIRDIAQWLLDSHSSSTGLSTDSLMEAGYPNASVLGDSVCGMAAVKITSKDFLFWFRSHTAKAIKWGGEKHDPGDKDDGRKMHPRSSFKAFLEVVKRSLPWEDVEMDAIHSLQLILRGSLQDEVVDNSKMIVNVPAVDTSIQRVDELRIVTNEMVRLIETASIPILAVDTSGCINGWNIKVAELTGLVVQEAIGAPLVDLVVSEAVSTIKNVLSLALQGKEEKNVEIKLKKFGSQENNDPVILVANACSSRDVKGNIIGVCFVGQDVTGQKLITDKYNRIQGDYVGILRSPSALIPPIFLMDEHGRCLEWNDAMQKLTGLKRAEAIDQMILGEVFTVSSFGCKVKDSDTLTKLRILLNGVIAGQDAEDLLFGFFDKQNKYVEALISANKRTDVVGRITGVLCFLHVPSPELQYAIHVQKLSEQAAANSLKKLAYVRREVRNPLNGIKCIQNLMKSSDLSKDQMQLLKTSTMCQEQLAKIIDDTDIESIEESYMEMNCCEFSLGEAIKAVVNQAMIPSRERQVQIMCDLPVEASSLYLFGDNLRIQQVLSDFLTTAVLFTPHFEESSVLFRIIPRREQIGAKMHVVHLEFRITHPAPGIPEELIQEMFNYSQSMSREGLGLYISQKLIKIMNGTVQYLREAERSSFIILVEFPASLRSDHQ, from the exons ATGTCATCTAGATCGGGTACAATCAGGACAAATTGCTCCATGAGCAGCTCTGCTCGGTCGAGGCATGATGCTCGCGTTGTTGCTCAGACATCTATTGATGCTAAGCTCCATGTGGAGTTTGAGGAGTCTGAAGAACAGTTTGATTATTCTACCTCTGTTAATTTGTCCAATTCAACTAGCAATATCCCCTCTTCAACTGTGTCTGCTTATCTCCAGAAGATGCAAAGAGGAAGTCTTATACAACCATTTGGCTGCTTGATAGCCATTGATGAGCATAACTTTTCTGTCCTTGGATTTAGTGAAAATGCACCAGAAATGCTGGATTTGGCACCACATGCAGTTCCAAGCATTGAACAGCAGGAAGCTCTGACTATTGGCACCAATGTTAGGACACTGTTTCGGTCAACTGGTGCTGCTGCACTTGAAAAAGCAGCAAGTTTTGAGGAAGTTAGTTTGATTAATCCTATTCTGGTTCACTGCAAAAATTCGGGTAAGCCTTTTTATGCAATTTTACACCGAATTGATGTTGGATTAGTTATAGATTTGGAGCCTGTCAATCCAGCAGATGTTCCAGTGACAGCTGCTGGAGCATTGAAATCATATAAACTAGCAGCTAAAGCCATTTCGAAGTTGCAATCACTGCCAAGTGGAGATATATCATTGTTGTGTGATGTGTTAGTTAGAGAAGTAAGGGATTTGACAGGTTACGACCGAGTTATGGTTTATAAATTCCATGAGGATGAGCATGGGGAAGTTGTTGCAGAATGCCGCAAGCCTGATCTTGAACCTTATCTTGGCTTGCATTACCCTGCTACTGATATACCACAAGCTTCAAGATTTCTTTTCATGAAAAACAAGGTCAGAATGATATGTGATTGCTTAGCTCCATCGGTAAAAGTAATCCAAGACAAGACATTGGCTCAACCATTAAGCCTTTGTGGATCCACATTAAGAGCTCCCCATGGATGTCATGCACAATACATGGCCAATATGGGGTCCATTGCATCTTTGGCAATGTCTGTGACAATcaatgaggatgatgatgagatgGATAGTgatcaacaaaaaggaagaaaactCTGGGGATTGGTGGTTTGCCATCATTCAAGCCCAAGGTTTGTTCCATTCCCCTTGAGGTATGCATGTGAATTCTTGGTCCAAGTTTTCAGCGTTCAGATCAATAAGGAAGTGGAGTTGGCAGCTCAACGTCTAGAAAAGCATATATTGCGAACCCAGACTGTACTCTGTGACATGCTTCTCAGAGAATCTCCTGTGGGTATTGTCACCAAGTCTCCTAATATTATGGACCTTGTCAGATGTGATGGAGCTGCACTTTACTATAGGAACAAATTTTGGTTGCTTGGTGCAACGCCAACAGAGCCCCAAATTAGAGATATAGCACAATGGCTTCTTGATTCTCATAGTAGTAGTACAGGGTTAAGCACTGATAGCCTCATGGAAGCTGGCTACCCAAATGCTTCTGTTCTTGGTGATTCAGTCTGTGGAATGGCTGCTGTCAAAATAACTTCAAAAGATTTTCTCTTCTGGTTTCGATCCCACACAGCAAAAGCGATTAAGTGGGGTGGTGAAAAACATGATCCTGGAGACAAGGATGACGGGAGAAAGATGCATCCAAGATCATCTTTCAAGGCTTTCCTGGAGGTGGTTAAGAGGAGTCTGCCTTGGGAAGATGTGGAGATGGATGCAATTCATTCCTTGCAGCTGATACTGAGAGGCTCTTTGCAAGACGAGGTTGTTGATAATTCTAAAATGATTGTGAATGTACCTGCTGTAGACACCAGTATACAGAGGGTTGATGAACTTCGAATTGTGACAAATGAAATGGTTCGCCTTATTGAGACAGCATCTATACCCATTTTGGCTGTTGACACTTCTGGCTGTATCAATGGGTGGAACATTAAAGTGGCTGAGCTAACCGGATTGGTTGTACAAGAAGCTATAGGTGCGCCCTTAGTTGATTTGGTTGTCAGTGAAGCTGTCAGCACCATTAAAAATGTGCTCTCCCTCGCTTTGCAAG GCAAAGAGGAGAAAAATGTTGAAATCAAACTTAAAAAGTTTGGTTCTCAAGAAAACAATGATCCTGTTATTCTGGTAGCTAATGCCTGTTCAAGTCGGGACGTAAAAGGAAATATTATTGGAGTTTGCTTTGTAGGACAAGATGTTACAGGACAAAAGTTGATTACGGACAAATATAACCGTATTCAAGGTGATTATGTTGGAATTTTGCGCAGCCCTTCCGCATTGATTCCTCCAATCTTTTTGATGGATGAGCATGGTAGATGCTTGGAATGGAATGATGCAATGCAAAAGTTGACTGGTCTGAAGAGGGCAGAGGCCATTGATCAAATGATTCTCGGTGAGGTCTTTACGGTTAGTAGCTTTGGTTGCAAGGTCAAAGATAGTGACACATTAACCAAACTCAGGATATTACTGAATGGAGTAATTGCAGGACAGGATGCAGAGGATTTGTTATTTGGTTTTTTTGATAAGCAGAATAAATATGTTGAAGCATTAATATCAGCAAATAAAAGAACTGATGTAGTGGGGCGGATCACTGGGGTCCTGTGCTTTTTACACGTTCCTAGTCCAGAACTTCAGTACGCAatacatgtacaaaaactatCTGAACAAGCAGCTGCAAATAGCCTTAAAAAGTTGGCTTATGTTCGTCGAGAAGTTAGAAACCCGTTAAATGGTATAAAGTGCATTCAGAATCTGATGAAATCTTCTGACCTAAGTAAGGATCAGATGCAGCTTCTGAAGACCAGTACAATGTGCCAAGAACAGCTGGCTAAGATCATTGATGATACCGATATTGAAAGTATTGAAGAAAG CTATATGGAAATGAACTGTTGCGAGTTCAGTCTTGGTGAGGCTATTAAAGCAGTCGTAAATCAAGCTATGATTCCAAGTCGGGAGCGCCAGGTGCAGATCATGTGCGATTTACCTGTTGAAGCATCATCCTTGTACTTGTTTGGAGACAATTTGAGGATTCAACAAGTGCTCTCAGACTTCTTGACAACTGCTGTACTCTTTACACCTCATTTTGAAGAATCATCCGTTCTATTCAGAATTATTCCAAGAAGGGAGCAGATTGGAGCCAAGATGCATGTAGTGCATCTTGAATTTCG GATCACACATCCAGCCCCGGGGATTCCAGAAGAGCTAATCCAGGAAATGTTCAACTATAGCCAAAGCATGTCGAGGGAAGGTCTTGGGTTGTATATAAGCCAGAAACTTATTAAAATTATGAATGGCACTGTGCAGTATCTCCGAGAGGCAGAGAGGTCATCATTCATAATCTTAGTAGAATTTCCAGCATCTCTACGAAGTGACCATCAATAA
- the LOC116028276 gene encoding pectinesterase 1-like: protein MFTQQPKKKKIMATKKMETMRVKQLVMVFVLMHSICPGVVSDDTIPIPANKDEVNSWFHSNIQPPSTRKNLDPDLAKAEANPKHIKVSKDGKGDFKTINEAINSVPNGNTQRVIIEIGPGNYTERLKIVREKPFITLHGDDKDRPCIIFGSTAAKDGTVYSATVIVEADYFTAINVNIINSAPRPDGVRKGAQAVALTQSGDMAAFYSVRLHGFQDTFCDDKGRHFFMDSYIEGTVDFIFGNGKTLYVETELHVIEGDNMAVITAQARHTNAEETGYSFAHCKVTGVGEGALLGRGWMAFSRVVFAYTDISDAIKPEGWHGVPGKTHYGGSTYFGEYKNSGPGAKLEGRPNFVKKMTEQEAKPFITLGFIDASKWLLPPVKV from the exons ATGTTCAcacaacaaccaaaaaaaaaaaaaataatggctACAAAAAAGATGGAAACAATGAGGGTAAAGCAGCTTGTGATGGTTTTCGTGCTGATGCATTCCATCTGCCCGGGCGTTGTGTCAGACGACACAATTCCTATTCCAGCTAATAAGGACGAAGTGAACAGTTGGTTCCACTCCAATATCCAGCCCCCTTCAACTAGAAAGAACCTCGACCCTGATCTGGCTAAGGCGGAGGCTAACCCCAAGCATATTAAGGTGTCTAAGGACGGAAAGGGGGATTTCAAGACCATTAATGAAGCCATAAACAGCGTTCCTAACGGAAACACACAGAGAGTCATTATTGAAATAGGCCCCGGGAATTACACGGAGAGGTTGAAGATCGTGAGGGAGAAGCCCTTTATTACCTTGCACGGCGATGATAAGGATAGGCCGTGTATCATTTTTGGCAGCACGGCTGCTAAAGACGGCACCGTTTACAGCGCCACGGTCATCGTCGAGGCCGATTACTTCACGGCTATTAACGTCAACATCATCAATTCGGCTCCCAGGCCGGACGGGGTGAGGAAAGGAGCTCAAGCCGTGGCGCTGACGCAGAGCGGCGACATGGCGGCGTTCTACAGCGTGAGACTGCACGGGTTCCAGGACACGTTTTGTGATGACAAGGGTAGGCATTTCTTCATGGATAGCTATATTGAAGGGACCGTGGATTTCATCTTCGGGAACGGGAAGACTCTGTATGTGGAAACGGAATTGCACGTGATTGAAGGGGATAATATGGCGGTGATCACAGCACAAGCACGGCACACAAACGCAGAGGAGACAGGCTACTCTTTCGCGCATTGCAAGGTCACAGGGGTTGGGGAAGGGGCTTTACTAGGCCGAGGATGGATGGCCTTTTCCAGGGTCGTATTTGCCTATACTGATATCAGTGATGCCATTAAGCCCGAGGGATGGCATGGCGTCCCCGGCAAAACCCACTATGGAGG AAGCACATATTTTGGGGAATATAAGAACAGCGGACCGGGAGCTAAACTGGAGGGGCGCCCCAATTTCGTGAAGAAGATGACGGAACAAGAAGCAAAGCCATTCATCACCCTGGGCTTCATAGATGCTTCCAAATGGTTGCTTCCCCCTGTCAAAGTCTAA
- the LOC116030794 gene encoding pectinesterase 2-like: MGTLTQNRVIVRLLLLLCVCPCSVLSDDTVPVPAEKAKIDSWFTENVQPLSSRKGLDPALIKAEAEAQHLTVGKGGKFKTITEAIKSIPTKNTKRQIITIAGGNYTEKVKIEYTQHFITFFADPKDRPNIIFDGTADKYGTVYSATVQVEADYFSAVNINFVNSAPRPSGKKEKEQAVALTVGGDKASFYNCKFFGFQDTLCDNHNKHFYKDCYIEGTVDFVFGDAKTMFLNTELHVIDGNRMAMISAHGRKSEKEDTGFAFVHCKVTGTDKVAVLGRGWFDYSKTVFLYNEVSDAIKPEGWLGLHANTNEGGGCYFAEYKNTGKGADAKSRPKFVHMLTDAEAKPYLCLSYIEASKWLLPPITKG, translated from the coding sequence atggGGACATTAACGCAAAATCGTGTGATTGTTCGGCTGCTGCTTCTGCTGTGTGTTTGTCCCTGCAGTGTTCTCTCAGACGACACCGTGCCGGTTCCGGCCGAAAAAGCTAAGATCGACAGCTGGTTCACCGAGAACGTTCAGCCCCTTTCTAGCCGGAAAGGGCTCGACCCCGCCCTGATCAAGGCGGAGGCGGAGGCGCAGCATTTAACGGTCGGAAAAGGCGGGAAATTCAAAACCATCACAGAAGCCATCAAATCCATCCCCACTAAGAACACCAAACGCCAAATCATCACAATCGCCGGCGGGAATTACACGGAGAAGGTAAAAATCGAGTACACGCAGCATTTCATTACCTTCTTCGCCGATCCAAAGGACCGCCCGAACATAATCTTCGACGGCACAGCCGACAAATACGGCACCGTTTACAGCGCGACGGTCCAAGTGGAGGCCGATTACTTCTCCGCCGTGAACATAAACTTCGTGAACTCCGCCCCGCGCCCCTCCGGCAAGAAGGAGAAAGAACAGGCCGTGGCTCTCACCGTGGGAGGCGACAAAGCCTCATTCTACAACTGCAAATTCTTCGGCTTCCAAGACACCTTATGCGACAACCACAACAAGCACTTCTACAAGGACTGCTACATCGAAGGCACCGTCGATTTCGTGTTCGGCGACGCCAAAACGATGTTCCTCAACACCGAGCTCCACGTCATCGACGGTAACCGAATGGCCATGATTTCCGCGCACGGGCGGAAATCGGAGAAGGAGGACACGGGGTTCGCGTTCGTGCACTGTAAAGTCACGGGGACGGATAAAGTGGCGGTGCTGGGGAGGGGGTGGTTTGATTATTCTAAGACGGTGTTTTTGTATAATGAAGTTAGTGATGCGATAAAACCGGAGGGGTGGTTGGGGTTGCACGCGAATACGAATGAGGGTGGGGGGTGTTACTTTGCGGAGTATAAGAATACGGGGAAAGGAGCGGACGCTAAATCTCGGCCTAAGTTTGTGCATATGTTGACTGATGCGGAGGCGAAGCCTTATCTCTGTCTTAGCTATATTGAGGCGTCTAAGTGGTTGCTTCCCCCCATCACCAAAGGATAA